The sequence ttttcaAGTGCGAAACTATCTTTCTCATATATGCTATCATAGGTTTAGTATTAGACCAATTTCCCCCGGTTTTTAAAATAAAAATCCAAGCTTGAATATTAGTTGTTCTTCATAGTAATTATCACCAATTGGGTTCtatatattcataagaaatattaaatttttaccatatttttttgTGGGAAGGTAAGATATGTATAAGTTCAAACCTCAATTTAATTATATACCCAGTATAGAGATTTGTATCTCCTCATTGTATTCATCACCAAATGGGTGTATTATATTTCTAGGAAATATAAGATTTTTACCAATTTGCCATCATCAATTAGTTAGGGCAAGACTATTTTTTTCCATAAGTATATTCTTAGCTTAAAAACTCAGCTATTTGTCATATCTTTAGACTTTAGTGGTTATTGCATTAATTAATTTTTCATAATCATGTTCTTGTAGAAAAGAAACAATTTTTGTGGACTACACTGTAATCTTGGTGAGTTGAATGGATACGAGACGTTTATTGGAGAACAATGGAAATGGGTTATTCCCCGATTCAGGAATAGGGTTTCTTTGGTGTTCAAAAGATGATAACTTTTCTCAATCTGCTAGCTTTTTCGCAAGTGTTGGGCAGATGGGTAGGGGTGGTTTTGGAGGTGTGAACCCTAATTCAGCAAACTCTACAAGTACCCACGATAATGAAGGCGTCAAACTTCCGTGTTTATCGAAGGTTGTTTCGACACCCGAATCAAGTTTTATGACTGTTGAAGTACCAAAAATGGATGCAGATGAGGGTGTTGTCAAGAAGAAAAAAGGTGGTTTGAAATTAAAAGTCAAGATCGGGAATCCTTCGTTAAGGAGGTTAATTAGCGGTGCAATTGCGGGAGCAGTTTCAAGAACATGTGTTGCTCCGTTGGAAACGATTAGGACTCATTTGATGGTAGGGAGTTCGGGACATTCTACTACTGAAGTTTTTCAAGATATTATGCACACTGAAGGTTGGCCTGGCCTCTTCAGGGGTAATTTGATCAATGTAATTCGTGTTGCGCCTAGCAAAGCAATTGAGGTATGACTTTCCTTTTGCATATTCTTCATATTTGCTTTAAATTTGATCTTATACTCGTGCTCCGTGCATTGGTTGAATGTCTTCCCTATGTAGAACTGGTAGTATCTTATAGTATTTTAGTCATAATTGTATGTTATCTTCAGCTAATTTAGTGCAAATATGTTGTCGTATAGTACTTTAATGCCTCAATATGCAAAATGTATCACTCTGCATTGTGGTTTTATTGTTTTAATGACGTTATCTTGATTTTCACATGCTTCATTATGTTCATATGTTGTCGTATGCAATTGTGGTTTTAATGACGTTATCTTGATTTTCACATGCTTCATTATATTCAACATGTTGTCGTATGCAATATTTTGCAGTTATTTGCTTATGATACTGTCAAGAAAAGTTTGGCTCCTAAACCCGGAGAGAAGCCAAAACCGCGTATACCAGAGTCACTAATTGCAGGCGCTGTTGCTGGTATCAGCTCAACCATATGCACCTACCCTCTTGAGTTAGTTAAAACCCGACTCACCGTCCAGGTAATAAATCGAATCTTTTAACATAAAAATTGAACTTTTGCCTTTTTATTAACGGGGACATACCTGCGTTATGTACTACTTCTAacagttcatattcatattcatatgttTATAATAAAACTTACCTAATAGTGAAATTAGTCAAATAAGTTGCACGGGTTAAGCATATCCAGCGTAGGCCCTAAAATGTGTGCAACCTACTACTGTCTATACTTATATTTTACAACAAGTTAGGTTATCGTAATAACTTGTTTTGTAATCATAGTTTTGCGAATTGTTTTATGGCTGTATTTTATTCAGAGAGGTGTGTACAAGAATCTTGTAGATGCGTTTATAAAGATTGTGACAGAAGAGGGACCCGCAGAACTCTACCGGGGCCTCACACCAAGTCTAATTGGTGTAGTCCCGTATGCTGCCACAAACTATTTTGCATATGATACGTTAAGGAAAACGTACAAGAAAATCATGAAAAAAGATGATATTGGGAACATTGCAACCTTATTAATTGGATCAGCAGCTGGCGCGATTTCAAGTAGTGCAACCTTCCCACTTGAAGTGGCACGAAAACATATGCAGGCTGGTGCTGTAAACGGGCGGGTCTA comes from Rutidosis leptorrhynchoides isolate AG116_Rl617_1_P2 chromosome 4, CSIRO_AGI_Rlap_v1, whole genome shotgun sequence and encodes:
- the LOC139904228 gene encoding adenine nucleotide transporter BT1, chloroplastic/mitochondrial-like encodes the protein MDTRRLLENNGNGLFPDSGIGFLWCSKDDNFSQSASFFASVGQMGRGGFGGVNPNSANSTSTHDNEGVKLPCLSKVVSTPESSFMTVEVPKMDADEGVVKKKKGGLKLKVKIGNPSLRRLISGAIAGAVSRTCVAPLETIRTHLMVGSSGHSTTEVFQDIMHTEGWPGLFRGNLINVIRVAPSKAIELFAYDTVKKSLAPKPGEKPKPRIPESLIAGAVAGISSTICTYPLELVKTRLTVQRGVYKNLVDAFIKIVTEEGPAELYRGLTPSLIGVVPYAATNYFAYDTLRKTYKKIMKKDDIGNIATLLIGSAAGAISSSATFPLEVARKHMQAGAVNGRVYNNMLHALLTILEKEGVAGLYRGLGPSCIKIVPAAGISFMCYEACKKILVEKEDDEP